From the Carya illinoinensis cultivar Pawnee chromosome 4, C.illinoinensisPawnee_v1, whole genome shotgun sequence genome, one window contains:
- the LOC122306719 gene encoding probable WRKY transcription factor 13 yields MSTTSQTMLNHGLLEDQDDPVPSHMGFFPFPSNLTSLPPLGCHQSRSLKAFSTIPPSLASDAPSSNFSETLFSSAPTKQREDITSAGCRGSQLLSLNRSSANLWAWGDVGESLTGKRVGGDLDHHHHHHLGVSSMKMKKIKGRRKVREPRFCFKTMSDVDVLDDGYKWRKYGQKVVKNTQHPRSYYRCTQDNCRVKKRVERLAEDPRMVITTYEGRHAHSPSQDMEDQSQTPSHLNNFFW; encoded by the exons ATGTCAACAACTTCCCAAACCATGCTCAACCATGGCCTCTTAGAGGATCAAGATGATCCGGTACCTTCACATATgggtttttttcctttcccttccAACTTGACCAGCTTGCCTCCTTTGGGATGCCACCAATCTAGATCTCTCAAAGCATTCAGTACCATACCTCCTTCACTTGCATCAGATGCACCTTCCAGTAATTTCAGCGAAACTTTATTCTCTTCTGCCCCTACCAAGCAAAGAGAAGACATTACATCTGCAGGTTGTAGAGGATCCCAGCTACTTTCCTTGAATAGATCAAGCGCAAATCTCTG GGCATGGGGAGATGTGGGTGAGAGCTTAACCGGCAAGAGAGTCGGCGGAGATctagatcatcatcatcatcatcatctaggGGTTTCTTCcatgaaaatgaagaagataaaGGGGAGGAGGAAGGTGAGGGAACCTCGGTTTTGCTTCAAGACCATGAGCGATGTGGACGTGTTAGATGATGGTTACAAGTGGAGGAAATACGGACAGAAAGTGGTAAAGAACACCCAGCATCCCAG GAGCTACTATCGTTGCACACAAGATAACTGTCGAGTAAAGAAACGCGTGGAGCGATTAGCGGAGGACCCAAGGATGGTTATTACAACCTACGAAGGGAGACACGCACATTCACCGTCGCAAGATATGGAGGATCAGTCCCAAACTCCATCCCACCTTAATAATTTCTTCTGGTAA